A part of Carettochelys insculpta isolate YL-2023 chromosome 1, ASM3395843v1, whole genome shotgun sequence genomic DNA contains:
- the CFAP97D2 gene encoding uncharacterized protein CFAP97D2 yields MHRAYQPVLPCGNKYLQQKWDKASYEEHKKRIRAARPVVDTTPPLTYGHLHLKLKKLKLEKERLSVIERDNHLLLEKMSCIMRTKGRIDNKNYYQAKSLNREKQERELLRVSQENRAILDRITKCEPQYQVQRWQKDWKRVEKYMDSIARYPRGWCKLQNREEQNLNKKASKQEREKRDEPLNDEHVKSKTEEGERGDIQSEEEKDNRQTVSETAQF; encoded by the exons ATGCATAGAGCCTACCAGCCAGTTTTACCATGTGGTAACAAATACCTTCAGCAAAAATGGGACAAAGCAAGCTATGAAGAGCACAAGAAAAGG ATCAGAGCAGCCAGACCTGTAGTGGACACCACACCTCCCCTAACATATGGCCATCTTCACTTGAAGCTAAAGAAGTTAAAG CTTGAGAAGGAGCGGCTGTCAGTAATCGAAAGAGACAACCATTTGCTGCTGGAAAAGATGTCCTGCATCATGAGGACGAAAGGGCGAATtgacaataaaaattactacCAGGCCAAAAG TTTAAACAGGGAAAAGCAAGAGAGGGAACTACTGAGAGTCAGCCAAGAAAACCGTGCTATTCTGGATAGGATTACAAAGTGTGAGCCTCAGTATCAAGTTCAGAGGTGGcagaaagactggaaaagggtagaAAAATACATGGACAGCATTGCAAGATATCCCCGTGGGTGGTGCAAATTGCAGAATCGAGAG GAacaaaatctaaacaaaaaagcatcaaaacaagagagagaaaaaagagatGAGCCACTGAATGATGAACATGTGAAAAGCAAAacagaggagggagaaagaggagaTATCCAAAGTGAAGAGGAAAAAGATAACCGACAGACTGTTTCAGAAACAGCACAATTCTAA